gttccgggctgTGCGAATCCCCAGGTTCAATATTACCACGTATGTCAAGGGGGAGAAGAAGGACTACCGATCGATTACATGGTTTGCCCGCAAGACCCGTTCTGAGGAGCAGGAATGATGAGAAAAGCTCTGTCTGTCTTTTGTTGACTGACTTTCTTTTTATCGATTTGTTACGGGGAAAGCAAGGTCAGCTGTCGCAATTCGTGTTTCGGTTGGGTTCGAGCGCATAGAACGTGATGTTGGTGTATGTGAAGGACATTCCAACCTCAAGGATCTTGATCGGTTTGCGTTGTTTATATCTGATGATCCCTTGCCGTTTCAGTTGTCCGGTTTGTAGCATTGGAGTTGTTTCCGGACGATTGGTGTGTTGCATGTCTGGGTGTTTTCATTTGTACTGGACGAGAGAACCGTAGTAACATGAAGAGACGCTATCTATCTCTAATCCATGATTGACTTGTGTTGCTGCCGATGCCACGCTGAATAGTCTTTCTTTACATCTCTCACAATTTACCCCGTTGGCCCCGGCTGGTCAATGGCCCCTTACTCAGCTTCACAACGCTATTTTGCCAAAGCCCCAAAATATTCAACCGCATGTGCCATAGTCAGCCTGGCAGTATAGTGGTGTGCAATAGTCGGGCCCGTCTCCACACCAACCATAGTCGGAGCAGCATGGCCCGTAGTTTGTCCCAGTACTGCGCCATGAATCGTTAGCTTTTGTGGTTATGAAAATTGCAACCAATCGTATGCGTTTGTGCCGTTCAAGGTCAATAACATTCAGGACAGCAAGCTCACCAAGTAAATCTGCCCGCGTCGACACCACACCTCCCGTTGGTGCTGGCGTTGGATGGCCGTGGCACGGTGGTGCtcgtgctggtgctggtgctggtgctcgaGGACGGCACGGTCGAGGTAGACGTGCTCGGCccaggcggcggcagcggcacggAGCCGTCCCCGCACGTGCCGAACGAGCCCCTGCATCCCACGCCGCAGTATTCGGCGCCGCTGCCGCACCAGTAGTACTCTGAGCAGCAGCTGCCAAACGGCGACCCGGCGCAGGTGGTCGAGTTTCCGCACTGCCCGTTGATGCTGGCGACGAGGCTGCCGGTCGGCACGGGCGGCGAGGTCGCAGTGGTTGTTCTCGTGGCGGTTGTGGTGCTGGTCGTGGTGGTCGTGCCggatgtcgtcgtcgtcgtcggcggaggaggtggtggtggcgcgtCGCCGCACCGCCCAAACTGCACCTGGCACCAGCGCACGTCGCAGTAGTCTGGCTTCTCGCCGCAGTACCCGTAGTCGGAGCAGCAGAGGTTGTTGGGGCAGCGGCGGTTGCCGCCTGCTGGGCCGCACTGCGGGGAGACGGCTTGCCGGCGGGAGAGTTGTGCTGCGTCTGGATGGGGGTGGGCTGGGGAACGTTGGATGATGCCTTCAGCGTTGTTGGCGTGTGTGTTCCCGGCCACGGCAAGCTGTAGGGCCGAGAAGAGCAGTGGGAGAATGCTGGCTGTGGGTAGCATCTTGAAGGGTCGTTTTTTTCCGCCGATGGAGACGGTCTGTCAGGGGTTTCTTGGAGGACGCTGCCTGGGAGATGACAGTGAGGGGTCAGCAAATATTAAAGATGATATCAACCGAGCGAATAAATAGCGGAAGTCTCGGGCTATACATACATGTGTGGCTCGCTAGCCTCCACTATACCAGCTTGAGGTCGGCTGGTTATTGCCGATGTGATGCGCATTTTCTCTTCTTGGAGGGTTCTCCGCGGGGGGGGAAGAGCGGTGCCGGAAGTGTCATGAATGGGCAGAATGGAACGCAACCAAATATTCTACAAAAGATAACGAGCGAGATTCCAATGTAACCTGTCTTTGTGGGTGGGAGTGCGAAGAAAATCGTTCGATGCAGGTACCGGCTTAGGATTTGTTTAGGAGCAATTTGCGGTATATGCACCGGCTAAATTGCCCGCCGGGACTTTTCCCACATAGGTAGCTACGGTTGAAGCCGTTTTGCCCGATATCTGACCAATAGTTTCGATCACGGGAGCAAAAAAGCCATTCTCTTTGCCCGCGGCACTAAATACCACGGATGCATGCTTTCACGTCATTCTTCCTGCAAACAAATCAAGATTTGGCTCTCTTCTCGCTTTTACTTGATGCCTAgctactagttctagactaggaATCAAACAAAAAGCCTTGTGTGGACCTACATCGTTTCGAATCTTCTAGTATCCCAGACAGCAGGCACGCAATTAAACTGTTAGTGATTTGGCACAGGTTCACGTTCGCTGGGCCTGATAGTCGATGGTGGTTTGAATTAATTTTAGGAAAACCACAGCTCAAGAGCGCCACAATGGAGAGTGCCTAGGATAATTCTAACACTACAATACCGAAAGAGGTATTTATCTAGACTAGTAACATAACTGGGATGGTAGCCGTCATGATCCGCACAGAATCATGCCACAAACCTTGGGAGCTCCTCCAACGTCCAAGAACTCATCGATCGGCGATGGTCCTCATCACTTGTTCCTTGTTCTCAACCTTTTCTAAGCACTTGATAATGAATGCCAGTGTCTTGACTCTGTTGTCCAGACTCGCCTTTTTCCAGTACTCGTTAACCTTTCCTCTCTCACCGGTGACCAGTGCCTTGGCCACCTCCATAGCGAGGGCCTCAGAGTCTTCTGGCATGCCATGATTGCTTGTCGATGTTTGACGTTAATGGGGTGGATTCTGATGACGGCCTCAACGAGAAATTAAGCGTAGGATAGAAAACATGGGAGGAAGTCAGGGAAAAGAAGTGATTCTGGGTGGTGTTGGAAACCCGTCCACGAGAAGATTCGTGAGGTAGCTGTAGTGGTTCAGTGAGAAGTTTTGAAGATTCATAAATATGGCGGACAACCTTcgcatcctgatcctcgTAAACGCTACTGGAGATGGTATGTCTTTTGATGCCCCCAGTCTTGTGATATGTCAATTTACCATAGAGACATTACACCGGCTAAGATAGAAGATTCTGGTATGAGCAACCAAGCTGGATCATATAGTTTTCTCGTCTTTAAAGACGACTCTAGCCGTCTCGAGTGTTGGAAAAAGCACGAAGCTGTCCGAAATATTCTAGAAAGAGTGTCTTCGAGTCCGATGAACCGTGACAACCAATGAATAGATTTGACGGTAGAGGGCTTTGTATAAGGGAATACATGCGAACCTAAGCAATTTAGTGTACGTAAAGCTCGTTggttaacgttgcgtaccccctgttcggcaccccccctgttcggcacccaaaaataacaacacttttatttttatcctccaacttctattataaatatctcgatgaatctgtcacttttggatttacttttttctgattttaattctccattttccaatgaagcaatatactgaaaaacagcttatatctgcaattaacgacgtcaataatggcaatccaattgcaaaaacctcccgaaaatggggaatacctaggtctacacttcaaagtcgacttaaaggttctcaaccttataaaaaagcacaaagcccttttcaaaggctttccacggaacaggaaaagcatttggctgattgggtacttacccaaacagctttagggcttccgccaacgcatcaagaattacgcttttttgccgaacgaattcttcaagccgccggagagacaaaaggccttggaaaacgttggataactcgttttctggctcgttatccaatccttaaaacccaaaggccccgtcgaatagataacgcccgggttaatggcgctactacggaggtaattaaatcttggtggctttatattacgaacccggttattaacgctattaaaccggaaaaccgttggaatatggacgaaaccggtataatggaaggcaaaggatctaatggcctagtattagggcttaacgggatccggccgttgcaacgaaaagagcccggaacgcgtggttggacgactataatcgaatgtatatcggctacgggcgttgccctccctcccctcgttatatttaagggaaaaaacgtacaacaacaatggtttcccacggatttaagccctttcgataattggcaatttcatgcaaccgaaaacgggtggacaaataaccaaacggctatcgaatggttaaaaaaggtgtttattccgtatacccaacctttaacccctgaaaagcggttattagttttggatggccatggattacatataacggacgaatttatgcttctttgcttgcaaaataatattcaactcctatatttaccccctcattcgtcacacgttcttcaaccattggatctatcggtttttgggccgttaaaagaagcttatcgacgtcaacttggatttgttagccaattttgctgttcaacagttattggaaaacgaaatttcctactttgttatcgaaaggccagattaaaagcatttatagcaaaaaccattcaatctggttggcgtacaacggggttatggccggtaaacttggttaaaccactttgaagcccttttttgttagaaaatagcaacgccaacgttataaaagataaaaacaacggtttgcaaagggataaaacaccggaaagcccagcccaaaaaattaacgacccgtctttacttatttggaaaacccctaaaacgacccgagatatccgacttcaactgcaaaaactttcccaatccaacaaaaccaacgctacttcacgtcttttatttgcaaaagtccaaaaaagcttcgaagccaaagatacccttttggctagcgcccagcaaaaaatcagcttattggaagcacaactggaggcaatacggccggttaaaaggaggagggtggttccggatccaaacgagcttttggttaacaaacagaacattattggattgcaggaaaatgatatagaaaatttggaacctttagctgatgaagaagaggttaatgaaccggagaagcgtgaaaacgattgtatttttgtccgttgataattttatatttaaatcagtttataaaagtaggcatttcgttgttagattttcagggtgccgaacaggggggggtgccgaacagggggtacgcaacgttattctGATTGTCCAAAATGAACACATGTAAAGCTAAATTCAGGCCTAGCTGTACCAGCAGTTATTGACCTAAGTCGTGAGTCTTTGGCGGCCATCGGATggggtttttgtttctcacTTTCCTGTCAGTACAAAACCAAAACATCTTTGCAAGTTTGGCCAAGTGAAAATCCAATCACCCGACAGTCACAAACATTAGCAGCCCAGTAAGTCACATAATCGCCCATGTTAACTCACATACCAAGCCCACAGCTAACAGCCCAGAAAGTCAAGATGTCGCAACAGTCTAGATCATCGTCTGTTAGCTCCGAAGAGTCCATGGAGCCATTCCTGGCCTTTATCGAAAAAGCCCGGCTAAAGTGCCCCTCGCCTCCCCccgacgccgccaccgccgccaccaccaccaccaacgaGGGCCCCGTGCTGGACAGCCAGAGCACGACGGCAGACAAGTTCGAGGCACTGTCTGCTGCAGTTATGTTGCAGAGAGAGGATCTCCACCACCTCCTCCGAGATGCCCAAGGCAAGGCCCCTGAGGAGGAGAAACCTACAAGCTCGGCCACAGCTCCGGGCCCAGACCAGGGCGAGCTCGTCGACAAGCTCAAGGCCGAGATCAAGCAGCTGAGAAATGCGCTCAACGTCGCCCAGTGGCAACTACGAGAAGCAGGCCGAGTTCAGACCGAGGCACCAAATACCTTTGAGGCTACGATGACCGAGGTAATCGAGGCAGTCAATGACAAGTGGGAGGACTACAACTCCCTTTCATCCGTCACAGACCCGGCCAAAGTGATCGAGGACCTGCGAAAGAGAAacaaggagctcgaggaggAAAACAAGAACCTCGACAGGAACGGCTTCATGCCCAAGCGGATGCACGATCTCGTCAACAAGGTCAAGGCACTCAGGGAGAGAAACTCGGAGCTCAAGGACAAGCTCAAGAAGAACGAGATGGCAAAAGCAGATGTCGACAAGATCGCCGAGCTCGAGGCAGAGATCACAAAGATCACCAGAGAGAAAGCAGAGCTTTTCAGCAAGCAGAAGAGCATATTTCACCTGTGCAAAGTGCTCAAAGAGAATCAGGGTCACAAAGGTGACCTGCCTGAGTACAAGCTGAATGACATCGTCTTTAACATGTTTGAGGACTTTCTCATGCAGAAGATTGCTCAGTACAAATAAGTCTATGAGGAACCTCGCATTTCTGCTGTCTTCTACGTAGCGGAGCAGTTTGACTTGAGGATAATCTGATAATTTGCATTCGGATTAGGTATGCAAGGCGTGATCAACTTCATAGGTGCCGTGGCTTCAACTCTGAACGAAGGGTGGCAGGCCTGTTGGGCACACAGATATGCTTTTACCACATGTAGTCAGTCCTCGTATGTAATGACTCATTTATTTGGTTCCGGCTATATTATAGCTGAGTCTTGGTACTAAAAATATGCTTGAATCCCCACGGCCGCATGGAGCCTCGAACGCGAGCTTTACCAAACCCAAACATTCACGGAATATCCGATCACCCACGCAACGGGTATTGGTGGCCGGTCAGTGCAAGACTAATTGTTATGTGCGTATAAATCTGTGCTTCAACTCAGAAAAAAAGTCCCAAGGAATAAAGCAAGGAAAGTTCATGCTGGGTGTGAAAAGTCTAGGTCATGTCGAACACTATTTTTGTAGTCTAAGTGGTGGACCTTCTCTTTCTCGGCCTTTGCCGAATCCCAGTTGCCATGTCCCTATTTTCAGCATATGGTTCTCACAATCAAGAAGCATTTTGCATCGCACGCGGGATTATGCGTAAAGCAGAGGATTTACGTATGCTCTCAGCAGGCCTTTCCAGCCCTGCTTGATATACCATCGCCCGATTCGGGCCGGACTGCTGCGCTAATGGGACAATGCaggtcaaaaaaaaaggtctaaGCAACGTCCTGGAAAATAAAACACCTTCATTATAAGGATGCAAGCTTCCGGCTCAAGATAGTTGCACCCATCATTCAGGTCATGAGGATTTACGGTAATCTCCTGTTCCCTGACGGTCCTGACCATTTGCCCAAAGGAGCCTCTGCATGGCTTGTGCCCGACGGTTGTGATACTTTGGATTAGAGCAAATCGTCTTCTTACTCCGTATATACTGTACGCAAACACCAGTCCGCCTTGATTGTTGGACAACTCTCCTCTCTCGATCTCGTTTTTGCAAAACACTGTTCGAAACTTTTGTTGCTCTATTAGGACTTTGAGCGGGACAAGAACACCCAGATATATTTGCGTttaggcttttttttctgtctgtTATTAGCGCAAAACCTGTTCTAATGCTCAAGGCCAGAACTGATCCTCCAAGTTGGGTCAATTATCCGTTTGTCGGCATGACTTGGATTGAAAGTTTTGCTGCGCATGTCGTGCCATTGCAAATGCCTAGGCGGGGGGCCAAGGCGGCTGTGGAAAAGGTAAAGAAAACATCAAAGTCTTCATTTTGTTATGGCTTTGGTTTTTCTTTGTATATGACATAAAATAAAAGGTAATGCTGTCGTTTGCACTTAAGCAATTGTATGATCTGTTGGAGGATTTGGTGTACAACAGTACAAGATTAAATCGAATGTGAGAAGAACGAGGACCGGTGCTTGAACCTGATTTCTGGGGATGTAAGAATGTTGGGTTTCGATGCAATACACATTCGAAACCAGCTTCATACGGTTGGCTAGTTGCTATCAAACCATGACTTGATTCGAAAGTGTTAATTGGTTCAAAGACTCTAGTCAATTTGTGCGTCCCGACTCATTCTACTCTACAAATCTAACTCGTGTTAAACTACCTATCTACCTAAATATGTATATATAAGCTGACTAACGGCTGCTCTTATCCATACCACAGGTCCACAGCCAGCCCTTGGAAGTCCGAAGGATGGGCTAGGGGTGAAGCTACATTGGCGTTGTTACATTCATAGTTGGTGATTTTATTTGTACACCTTAATTACTTTAAACCTATTTATTCATGTAATTACCCGCCAGAACATTTGTGAGAGCAAGTATTTTAGCTTGTTGCACTTTTAATATTTGTCAAATAGACCTCGAGCTGAAGACAATGGAGCGGGAATTGGAAATACGGACTTTTGTTAATCAACAAGATCAAGTGCTGTTATTATACGCTGGTTACAAGCACCAACTCGGGATTTGAATAAGTACCTTGATCACGTTAATCGAGAAGCTTTCCATTGAAGCCAGCCTCTCAATTACATCACCATGGCTGTGGTCAAATCAGGCTGGTACCTGTTGCGAACTTGCGACAGACCTCACAGATATGATCCACGGAATCCTTCTAACTAGAGTGCTCGATACTAGCTCAGCCGAGCCTCAAGCCTGGCAAGGATTTCGCTCTCAAACATAAAACGAAGGGGCAGCGTCAACGAGAACACTTGGTGACACCTTTATGGTTTCCGAGAGTAGAGGAACAGGGAACTGGAAGGAAACAATCTTCGAGGTACACAGCTACTAAAACCATCCAGTAAACAATGTGTGTAATTGATCGCTCGAGGCTTTTTTACCCTCCATATTTCAAAGTGCTTTGTGATATCTCTTGCCGTTTTGATGTGGCAAAATGTAGACAAGGAGATATCTGTAGAAAGGCTAGACCCTAGCCACTAAAGTATGAGCTGTTACGTCGGCATCGGGCTAGAATCACTAGAGTTATCACGTAACGTCTGAAGAAAACCGACAAAAATCTTCCCGTTGTCTGCCATGCTCAATAGACCGATGCGGCTGATCGTGTTTTCGGCGAGTGGTAAATCACCAGGTCCCCATTGGTCCAATTACCCATCGGCGTACCTCACATTCTCACCAGCCCTTCCAGAGCTCACAAACGATTTGGAGATTCTATGTGAGGGAATAGAGTGAGCCTTCGTATGAATCATAGATTACATCAAACAATTAGATGCGTTGGCGGCATCAGGGGATGCAGTTCAAAAAAATGTCCGAGCTTCCCTGAAATGGCTCCCGTAATATAGCCTGCAAGGCCTGATAAAAGGAGTTGACTTTCGCTGATTGAGGTTGGATCTCTGATCGAGCTTCTTGTCGACATGAATGCGGTTGTCTGACAGTGACTCACGTCCACATCTGATGTCCTAGGGGCTGTGGACAGTGGGAGCCAGTCCGACCGACCAAAGTTGAGGGCATAGGCAATAGAAATCCTCATCTAAAAATGTGTCTTGACAATGATGTTCCCCAAACATTACCGGAGGATAAATATGCGTGAATGTAGTTGGATGATAACGCGGAGCAAAACACCAGGCACATTAAGAGAGTCGAGTCGGTAGAACGGGTTAGTGAAGGCTCCCTGGAGGCTGGCTGTCTCGGCACTGTGGTTCAAGAGCGTTGTTTCTCCTGAATAGGAAGGCACGTCGTCGGGCAGCTGGCAAAGCTTTCTAGGCTACCGAGAAATCTCTCCATACAGAGCCAGGGATCAGAAGTAGCCAAAAAGTACCAGATACAAATACAAAAGCCCACTGGAAATTTGTAGACCCGCATTTCCATCTTTTCAACACAACCACAAATCTACCAGTAAGTCTGTATCATCAACGATATCTGGAGTTTGTTACCCCTTGGCAGGTCACAAGTCCCCAACACTAACACCATTTtatccaccaccacccacaGCAACagaagcagcaacaacaataacaacagcaacaccaACAATGTCTGCCCAGCAGACCACGACGGGGGGCCTCGCCCGCCCCCAGCACCAACCACCCTGCCGCGCCTGCCACCTGGCCAGCCGGCAGTGCCACGCCAGCACTCGCCCGGGCGGCGGTCCCTGCGACGGGTGCGCCCGCGAGGGCACGCTCTGCTCGCTCCCGTCCGCCTTTTCCCTGGACGACGGCCCCGTCGTGTGCACCGCGCGCGACGCGCTCAACGACGCGCCCCTCGACCGGGAGGCGCAGCGGCGCTGGGACTTCCTGGCGACGCTGGCGACCTTACTCCGGGAGGGGGTCTACGTCGTCCCGTCGCCGGCCGCGAGGCTGCTCGACGGGTTCGGCGTGGTGGGCTGggacgccgtgcccgacgAGGGCGTCCTGCGCGCTGCCGCGTGGGCGGTCGGTCTTGCCGGGTTGGAGGGGGAATGGGAGAGGGAtggggaggaggaggtggGCCAGGTGGGCCAAGAagttgaggaggaggaggaagaggatgaagaggaggaggaagaagacgaggaggaggatgggGATGGTGGGTTTTCTGACGGTAAGTAGTGACTGGCATGAATAAATACACTGGCATGTCCCTTATTTTCTGGCTCAACATGTGCTGACCTCCATCGTCTGGCTGTAGTCGTCGTCGACTGGATCATGCAAGGACAATGGGATTAGCTTCGCGGCGTCCCCATACTGATGTTGCTCCGTCGTGTGTGACCAGAAGACTGCGGCGTCGGGGCTTGCTCGGGGTGTGCTTCACTGCACGCCCTGTTCTAGCGTTGATCGCAAGCCGCCTGCCATCCACTAACCTCAAAGAGGAGGAGAGGGAGTGATGACCCTTGtcctgagaaaaaaaaagaaaaaaaaaacgaccgTGGGATTTGTGCCGCCCTACCTCGCACACCCTCGTTGTCTTGAGTTATTCCCTGGCATCTCTCCACTCTTGTCTGGACTTGAGGGCGCATATCTCTCCTTTCGAAAATATGTCTATTTTAAAGACTTTCTATCAGAGCGAGGGGAGAAGGACCAAGATAGGTGCTGCTTAAGCTGCCACATCAGACAAAACCTCCCAAAGAAGATACCAAGAGCCAACCCACAGAGCTCTGAACAATACCCAACCCACCAGACGCCACCCAAGACCAGGACAAAAAACGACACTCAGAACTCAGACCACCATCTTCAGCTTCAGATTCGGTGAGGAATGCTCTCCCTTCTCAACAATGGCTTCTTAGCCGCCACGAGCGAGTTCTTGCATTCCCGGCCGTTGGCCAAGTCGTCGAGGTTCCTAAACGAGCACTCGGCAATCTCGGTCAATGCCTCCTCGGTAAAGAATGCCTGGTGTCCGCACACGACCACGTTGGGGAACGTCATCAACCGCATCAGCTCGTCGTCCTGAATGATATCGGCAGAGTGGTCGTTGTAGAAGAGAGCGCCCTCGCCCTCGTACACGTCCAGCGCAAGACCTCCCAGCTCCCTGGCCTTGAGGGCCTTTATGACCGCCTTGGTGTCAATCAGGCCTCCTCGCGACGTGTTGATAAGAATCGCGTCTGGCTTCATTTTTGCCAGCGTTGTGCTGTTGATCAGGTGCCGAGTTGCCTCCATGAGTGGGCAGTGCAGCGATACAAAGTCCGACTTGGAGAGGACTTCATCAAGCGACTCGTAAGATCCACCGAGCTTTCCGACTTCCTCGTTCTGGTAGACGTCGTACGCAAGCAGCTTGCAACCGAAGCCTACCATGATGCGCGCAAAAGCGATCCCGATACGGCCGGTGCCGACGACGCCAACAGTCTTGCCATGCAGGGTACGACCCAAGAGACCGTCGAGGTTGAAGTTGCCCTCGCGCACGCGGTTGTATGCCCGGTGCGTCTTGCGGTTCACCGTCTGGAGAAGTGCAACGGCAAACTCACCGACTGCCTCGGGCGAATATGATGGTACGTTGGCGACCGACAGGCCGAGCTGACTGGCGCAGTCCAAGTCGACATTGTTGAAGCCTGCGCAGCGAAGAAGGATTGTTGTCACTCCAAGATCTGATAAGCCCTCTAAGACTGGGCGGGAGAGGTTGTCGTTGACGAAGGCGCAGACTGCTTCGGCACCTTTGGCGAGCTGGACTGTGTCTGGTGAGAGGGGGAAATCAATGAATGAAAGGTCGATGTTGGAGAGCTTCT
This DNA window, taken from Pyricularia oryzae 70-15 chromosome 6, whole genome shotgun sequence, encodes the following:
- a CDS encoding D-lactate dehydrogenase, whose translation is MKLAIFSAKGYDKKYFSQVQAAHEKLSNIDLSFIDFPLSPDTVQLAKGAEAVCAFVNDNLSRPVLEGLSDLGVTTILLRCAGFNNVDLDCASQLGLSVANVPSYSPEAVGEFAVALLQTVNRKTHRAYNRVREGNFNLDGLLGRTLHGKTVGVVGTGRIGIAFARIMVGFGCKLLAYDVYQNEEVGKLGGSYESLDEVLSKSDFVSLHCPLMEATRHLINSTTLAKMKPDAILINTSRGGLIDTKAVIKALKARELGGLALDVYEGEGALFYNDHSADIIQDDELMRLMTFPNVVVCGHQAFFTEEALTEIAECSFRNLDDLANGRECKNSLVAAKKPLLRRESIPHRI